The Aspergillus nidulans FGSC A4 chromosome VII nucleotide sequence ATTCGTGAGCGCCCGACTGCCTTCCACCTAAGCTGGTGGGCCATGGTCTTTCCTAACACCGGGTTCACACTTGCCACAATCACGCTGGGCAACTGGCTCGACAGTACAGGCATCAAGGGCGTCGCGACCGCAATGTCAATCGGTATCATCTGCATGttcctcttcgtcttggTCAGCCATGTTCGAGCTGTTATCCGTCAGGACATCATGTACCCGGGcaaagatgaggatgttTCCGAATAAAATATCCTCGTCTTGATTCGTTTACCATCTTTTTTTATTCGTTTGCCAGTGTGCCACTTCTTTACCAACTTGtgtcagcatcagcaagcaTGTCCATCTCCGGATGTATCGATTTCCCTTCATTTTGACCTCATTTAActttggctttctttcttctccacacCCCTTGCATTCGATTCTCATAAAACGTTTTTCCGACCGCGCATAGACAATTCCGCATCTCGCTTGCTGCTCACCGAATCCAACCTCGTTCTGTGTGAtttgttctgttttgttCTGTTGTTGAACGGATCTGTAGTTAGCATTCTCTTGGCGTTGAAATGGTGTACCGGTGACAGGTGATATTATTTGCTTGGTCAATTCGACTCAATATGATCGGCGTTTGGGATCTTCTGCTCTATAGTTTCAAATACACTTGCGACTGTTTCTTGTCCGTCGATCAATTCTTTGGCGTGATTTTTTAGAGGAGAAATAGACACAGAAGCCAAGAAATAGATACAGAAGTGATGGaccccctttttttttataggAGTATAGAATAAGTTAGGGCTAGTTGATCCCGGTGGAGAACGTACGTGTCGCGGAGTCATCGACTCAAACCATTGGCGCCCCGAAGTTTATCCTGACCTTATCTATGGAATACATAAGAGTCAGCAACGGTCCGTGATAACCAACTGACATTTTAGCTATTATTTATGAACTAGTCCTTTTCCTATCGTCATAATAACACAGTTGCGCAAATTGGATGTATGCAACAGTTCTGAACCAGTCCATACAGGAGGTCGTTTTAGGTGCAGGAGATCAAGAAGTACAGGAACAACTCGCATCTAACTCCCAGCGAGATCGAAATCCAGAAGCGAAAGCCGCGCCTAGTTTCTGAATACCCCGCAACCCCTGCCGCTCCAGATAAAGTGACGACTCAGAACTATGTTCGACCACAGCCAGACCTCCCCGCCATAAAGGCTCAATCTCGACCGGATACAAAGAAGTAAAAAGAAACAACCGACAATTCCTACGATACAGGGAAGTATCCCTCAGCGACCCTATCTTTCACCAAGCTTCTCATCCATAGATACCTCCAGACTACACTAAAACACAAGCAATCCCGCAAGAAAGCCACGAGGGCAAAAAGCCTTGACCGAGATACAAGGGAGTATATGGTGAACAAGCCCTAATACAATGCATCCTCCCCGTCACAGGTACACCCAACTAACAGAGACAAACTAATAACACAATCAATCTCCACATTTGGAAAATAGCCAGGGGTACTCCAAGAGGAAACCTTGCTAAGATACAGCGCAGACAGGGGAGCGGAcagtctcttcctccatatATAACCTCCCCGAAAACGTGGTTGTAGAATATACAGGCTCCTCAAAGGTGAATGTACAAGTCGCTGATGAGTCGGATTGCCCACGTCCCCTACACACAGAGGCGTGTGAGGCCAGCCTGGGAGGATAGTCAGTACAATTGCAGATCTATGGAAATAGAGTGGGATGAGATGGGGAACTCACAGACTCAATAGTCTTCACTCAATGGTCCACAGCCCCAGGGTTATGCTTTCTGGCAAGGTGCTGTTTAAGGTACAACAGGACAAGATGAAATATGGACAACATAGCCCAACAAACAAAGTGGTGCATACGTAACTTCAGTTTGGTCTCATGGAGTAGTCCGTGACAAGAAAAACAGCGTAGCAGGCTAAAGGGACAAGAGGAGACGAACAAGAAGGCTAAACAAGACGATATCAAGGGACAGTCTGGCAAGTTAAATGCTTtgtatttctttttctttcactcttccttccttccttccttccttctttcttttctttctctttccatttcttcccccttctttccttcctataccttcttttcttcttttctgttCCAGTTTGTTTAAATGCCACAGTTAAGACAGTATGGTCACAAGCAGAAATTGGGGTACAAACAGGGCGCATAGGCAGGAGATGGGGGCAAGCCAGACAGAACACAGACATCTAATATATCGACACACAACCTCTGGACGAAAATCAGTGACCACAGTATGATATCAAGGCGCAGAAATCAGGAACGAACAGGGGGCTATACGGGCACCAGGAGAGGACCAGGAAGTtggatggagaaggaaagaagaacgaagacgaGAGAGTGAAAAGGAAGTTTATATAGGAAAGAGCCTTCGGCCTTCGGCCCTCGCTATATCGCTGCTTACCAATCTCGGATTGCCGGAAGGGCGACATATCTGAGAGGGGAGGGCGGGAACAGGGTCGTTGCTTCCTAATTGGGACAAATTGAGGCTGTATCGGTACCAACGGAGACCATACGCGCATGCCATGACGAGGGATTTGTaggaaagagaaagtcaGTCATGCAGTCTGATATCCGGTGATCTTGCAGCGCTTCTGATTCCAACGTATCATGTAACAGTCCACGCAACGGCGTTTTTAAGGCTTGATTGGCTTACTTTGCTAAGTAACGGACGGTCTTCCTGAGTGAGGTGTTATAGATGTGTTAGGTATAGCTCTCTTACATTACAGCAGGACGAGAGTCGGAGCCGAGTCTCGACTTGAGGTTGATCGCCCAGTAAGAGTTGGTCCAGGTCATATGAGAGGATAGAAATAGAAGCACAGTAAAGTCCAGATGTGAGCAAGCTTAGGATCGAATATGTTTGACTGTATGTGCTTATATACAGGAAAGCCGGTAAAACCTTCTGAGCCTCCTCCTTTGTAGGGCGATGCAACCATTAAATACAGTGGGTATCATATAGATATAGTAGGTAAACTGGTAATGGACACTTTGTAAAGCGCCTTGCCGTCGAGTCGTTGGCATGAGTCTAGCGCATAGATTGCTCATTGCGCTGCGCCGAATTATACAGCTGTACGTCCTGAGCAGACCTGCGTCCTCGCAGCGCTGACCTGTCTAGCAGTAGGACTTCGCGATGCTTGATTTCCAGCGCTAACCTATGCCAATGGAGGTAATTGGCGGGCACCAGGGTTTGATGCGGGATGTCCACATATGGAAGGCGCCACCTAACCCTAGCGCTCGAGATGTTTTGTTGCGTGAAGGCCTTCACGCACTCCGACGGATAGAAGCAAATAACATCATGCTAACCATTCAAGCTGCTGAAAGCAAGCTGCGACCGGGAACCAAGACGAGCCGCTCGCTGGTGGCTGGGTTTTGCAGCAAAGGATAGATCAAGCGACCTTTCGTCCCACATTGCCAATACCGCGTCCGACAACGCTGATGATGACATCGTTACTTTCATCCCCAGCGTCTCTCAGACCCCAACCTGGGGCACCAAACTTCATCAAGTCCCTTGCCAGCTGGATTGAGCTCTCATCCCCAATAATATCACGACCGACCTGGATACGGCCTACGTCCTCGGATCCCATGGTCATCAATCCAATCATAATGGGGAAAGCTGCAGGGGCAACACATCCGCCCTTTGAGATCGTCTCAAGTAGCTGGTATGCGCACTGCTTCCCAATATCCTCAGGCGGCTGACCACCACTGGGCGGGCACGCCACGTCAGCTGAGAACAGGCAGCCGGTCGAAGATTCGGCAACAAGAGACAAGCCAAACCCAAggccgatcttcttcttAGCGGAGGGGTTGTTCCTTTCCGGGGCGGGAACGAGTGGAGCTGACGACACGTCCGAGAAGATATAAGTGTCCGGGACAAGCGGGTTGAGGACACCGCGGCAAGTGTCAATCATCCTGGCATTGTTCGAAGCAGAGACGCCAACAGAGTATGCTACTCCGCGTACCCTCTTGATCCTCCCAGCGTTCATTAAGTGCAGAGTCTTGGGGAGCCGAACTTGATGGCCGAAGACCAATTGGACctctccaccaccgcctctTCCGT carries:
- a CDS encoding rRNA-processing endoribonuclease (transcript_id=CADANIAT00008091); the protein is MATTSQPPIKLTGHKNFVYRLVFSTLTGRTIHISQIRPSSPTNPGLASHEISFLRLLEAVTNGSQMEISYTGTIIVYKPGLITGTASGVGASSGSVIRHEIPAGCTRGVSYFLIPLCLLAPFSKAPIKVLFTGPGVITSSTPTGDMSVDSVRTAILPLFNQFGIFNNIELRVLRRSNLGPNGRGGGGEVQLVFGHQVRLPKTLHLMNAGRIKRVRGVAYSVGVSASNNARMIDTCRGVLNPLVPDTYIFSDVSSAPLVPAPERNNPSAKKKIGLGFGLSLVAESSTGCLFSADVACPPSGGQPPEDIGKQCAYQLLETISKGGCVAPAAFPIMIGLMTMGSEDVGRIQVGRDIIGDESSIQLARDLMKFGAPGWGLRDAGDESNDVIISVVGRGIGNVGRKVA
- a CDS encoding uncharacterized protein (transcript_id=CADANIAT00008090), with protein sequence MTRDFRTRVGAESRLEVDRPVRVGPGKPVKPSEPPPL